CTAGTGAATCCGTTTACGCTGTTTTACCATTCTATATTCAAAGCCTAGGTTATGGAAAAGAAGTTGTAGGCCTCGTGGAGGGGGCTGGGGAGCTTGTTGCCAGCATATTTAAGTATTTGAGTGGATTCATTGCTAATAAAATACATAAATATAAGTTATTAGCCCTCATTGGTTACTCCTTATCTAACTTTATCAAGCCATTCTTCTCTATTACTAAGAGCTCGTTAGGCATCTTGCTGGTTAAAATAATAGATAGAACAGGCAAGGGTGTAAGGACTTCTCCTAGAGACACATTGCTTGCAGCAAGTGCTAGTTCGAAATATAGGGGGAGAGCATTTGGTCTTCATAGAGCACTAGATACTGTTGGCGCGACTCTCGGCCCCTTACTCGCTATATTTCTACTAATATATTTTGGATACATCGGTGTTTTCCTATTCAGCATAGTACCTGGATTAATCGCTATTCTAATATTGTTGTTTTTCGTTGAAGAAGTAGGTGAGAAGAAGATTGCTTCTAAGAAATCTGAGTCTTTGCAGACCAGTATGAGTCCGTATTTCTGGTTATTTGTTGCAACTGTTGCTGCTAGTGGCTTGGCAGGATATACTCAAGCCTACCTATTACTAAGAGCTAAGGAGATTGGTTGGAGTGAGGGGTTCTCTATATTGTTTCTAGTAATTGCTAATATTGTTTATGCATCTCTAGCTTACCCAATAGGTTTTATCAGTGATGTTAGAGGATTTGATAAATTATATCCATTAGTGTTTGTATTACAGTTTATAGGATCAATTATAATAGTATTGTTTTCGCATAGCTATATAGCTATAGTTTTCTTCATTATATATGGTATATACATGGCTTTCCACGACACCCTGACAAGGATCATTACGAGTTTCTATGTTAAGAAGAGTGTTAGAGCTAAAGCTTATGGATATATGCATGGTACATATGGGTTATCAGCTCTTATAGGCTACTATATTCTGGGCAGAATATATGATTTAATGGGATACGCGTATGCCTTTACTTATTCTGCAATAGTAGCAGTTATAGGATTCACATTATCATTAATATTAATATATAAGACTAAAAACATGGCCGGCGGGATCTAATATGGTTACAAGCCTTAAAGGAAGAGACCTCTTAACACTAGCGGATTATTCCCGTGAAGAATTATTATTCATTATTGAAACAGCTAAACAGCTCAAACAAAGATATCTAGCGGGTGAAAGAATTATTCCTCTACTTACAGGCAGGCACTTAGCAATGATTTTTGAAAAACCAAGTACGAGGACGAGGATAAGCTTTGAGACAGCTATGAGGGAGCTTGGCGGAGACGCTTTGTATCTTGGCTGGAAAGAACTCCAGCTAGGAAGAGGGGAGACTATTGAGGATACAGCTCGTGTTATATCTAGATATGTCGATGGTATTATGGCTCGAGTCTATGAGCATGAGAAACTCGAGAAACTTGCACGGTATAGCCGTGTACCCGTAATCAACGGGTTAAGTGATCTGCTGCATCCAGCTCAAGCATTAACGGATATCTATACTATAATGGAGAAGAAAGGATCTGATCTTAGGAAATTAAAGATTGTATTCGTAGGAGATGGAGGCGACAATGTTCTCCACAGCTTAATGCTTGGAATAGGGATTCTAGGAGGCAAGATAATCATATCTTCTCCGAAAGGATACGATCCCAATCCAAGAATCATTAAGTTATTC
This is a stretch of genomic DNA from Staphylothermus hellenicus DSM 12710. It encodes these proteins:
- a CDS encoding MFS transporter, producing MSGEDKQYLKKNILALGTTSLLTDISSESVYAVLPFYIQSLGYGKEVVGLVEGAGELVASIFKYLSGFIANKIHKYKLLALIGYSLSNFIKPFFSITKSSLGILLVKIIDRTGKGVRTSPRDTLLAASASSKYRGRAFGLHRALDTVGATLGPLLAIFLLIYFGYIGVFLFSIVPGLIAILILLFFVEEVGEKKIASKKSESLQTSMSPYFWLFVATVAASGLAGYTQAYLLLRAKEIGWSEGFSILFLVIANIVYASLAYPIGFISDVRGFDKLYPLVFVLQFIGSIIIVLFSHSYIAIVFFIIYGIYMAFHDTLTRIITSFYVKKSVRAKAYGYMHGTYGLSALIGYYILGRIYDLMGYAYAFTYSAIVAVIGFTLSLILIYKTKNMAGGI
- the argF gene encoding ornithine carbamoyltransferase; the encoded protein is MVTSLKGRDLLTLADYSREELLFIIETAKQLKQRYLAGERIIPLLTGRHLAMIFEKPSTRTRISFETAMRELGGDALYLGWKELQLGRGETIEDTARVISRYVDGIMARVYEHEKLEKLARYSRVPVINGLSDLLHPAQALTDIYTIMEKKGSDLRKLKIVFVGDGGDNVLHSLMLGIGILGGKIIISSPKGYDPNPRIIKLFEEKAVPNGGEYEIIRDPYEAVRDADVVYTDVWVSMGQEAEKEKRIKDLEPYRVTVELMKQAKPDAVFMHCLPAHRGQEVVDEVIDGKWSIVWDQAENRKHVQKAILALIIP